From a region of the Helianthus annuus cultivar XRQ/B chromosome 5, HanXRQr2.0-SUNRISE, whole genome shotgun sequence genome:
- the LOC110943888 gene encoding extensin-2-like has product MYTEIFIKLDLQSLSPPTSAAATNLHHPPPHHYRPPPNITASPTTRHHHHKPPPQHHYISTISYRLTHHPTSSPQATASPIPDITTINRHHAFHLSPPLQQPPYITDVFLPIYFSRSGYQTPHLHQQPPPPTTNHQIPTTINTNNHQHYQAL; this is encoded by the coding sequence atgtatacagAGATATTCATCAAGCTTGACTTACAGTCTCTCTCACCACCAACATCGGCTGCCGCCACCAAcctccaccacccaccacctcACCACTATCGGCCACCACCCAATATCACTGCTTCACCCACCACCCGACATCATCACCATAAGCCACCGCCTCAACACCACTATATCTCCACAATCAGTTACCGCCTCACCCACCACCCAACATCATCACCGCAAGCCACCGCCTCACCAATACCCGACATCACCACCATCAACCGCCACCACGCCTTCCATCTGTCACCGCCTCTCCAACAGCCACCATACATCACCGATGTTTTTCTCCCGATCTATTTTTCCAGATCTGGTTATCAAACGCCGCATCTTCACCagcaaccaccaccacccaccaccaaccaCCAAATCCCAACAACCATCAACACCAACAATCACCAACATTATCAGGCACTATAA